One window from the genome of Brooklawnia cerclae encodes:
- the galE gene encoding UDP-glucose 4-epimerase GalE encodes MSWLVTGGAGYIGAHVVQAFREVGITPVVIDDLSSGHEGFVPDDVAFVRGSVLDTDLVASTLRDNGCEGVVHLAGFKYAGVSVREPLHTYDQNITGTVSLLRAMQQVGVHHYVFSSSASVYGTPDVDLVTEDTALRPESPYGQTKLIGEWLAADMAAVDPDWRHTNLRYFNVVGSGTDALYDTSPHNLFPIVFDALLAGRTPKIFGGDYPTPDGTCVRDYVHVADLATSHVAAAQALAQGRPLSPAYNLGSGEGSSVAQIMSAIREVTGIDFTPEVAARRPGDPARIVADGHLAARDLDWEMRHSLRDMVASAWAARQAHSA; translated from the coding sequence ATGAGTTGGTTGGTCACGGGCGGAGCCGGGTACATCGGCGCACATGTGGTTCAGGCGTTCCGGGAGGTGGGGATCACCCCGGTCGTGATCGACGACCTGTCGAGCGGGCACGAGGGCTTCGTCCCCGACGACGTCGCGTTCGTCCGCGGATCGGTGCTCGACACCGATCTGGTGGCCTCGACGCTGCGCGACAACGGCTGCGAGGGGGTCGTCCATCTGGCCGGCTTCAAGTACGCCGGGGTCAGCGTCCGTGAGCCGCTGCACACCTACGACCAGAACATCACCGGCACTGTGTCGCTGTTGCGGGCCATGCAGCAGGTGGGCGTCCACCACTACGTGTTCAGCAGCTCCGCCTCGGTCTACGGGACGCCGGACGTCGACCTGGTCACCGAGGACACCGCGTTGCGCCCCGAGTCGCCCTACGGCCAGACGAAGCTGATCGGGGAGTGGCTGGCCGCGGACATGGCCGCTGTCGACCCCGATTGGCGTCACACCAACCTGCGCTACTTCAACGTGGTCGGGTCCGGCACGGATGCCCTCTACGACACCAGCCCCCACAACCTGTTCCCCATCGTCTTCGACGCGTTGCTCGCCGGCCGGACGCCGAAGATCTTCGGCGGCGACTACCCGACGCCCGACGGCACCTGCGTGCGCGACTACGTGCACGTGGCCGACCTGGCCACCTCGCATGTCGCCGCGGCACAGGCGCTGGCGCAGGGGCGTCCGCTTTCTCCCGCGTACAACCTGGGCAGCGGCGAGGGCAGCTCGGTGGCACAGATCATGTCGGCGATCCGCGAGGTGACCGGCATCGACTTCACCCCCGAGGTCGCGGCACGGCGTCCGGGCGACCCCGCCCGTATCGTCGCCGACGGTCACCTGGCCGCCCGCGACCTCGACTGGGAGATGCGGCACTCGCTGCGGGACATGGTGGCCTCCGCCTGGGCCGCGCGGCAGGCTCACAGCGCCTGA
- the ppgK gene encoding polyphosphate--glucose phosphotransferase, with protein sequence MNSAAHPVVGIDIGGSGIKGAPVDLATGELIAERVRIPTPRRATPKACADIVAEIVAEFTPLVGQAPVGIAIPGPVVHGVIPMMANLDKSWVGVNADALFTERLGRPVVMVNDADAAGLAEVRYGSAKGHPGVVIVTTLGTGIGTAIINNGVLLPNTELGHIEVAGHDAETRASAGVKTRQRLSYRRWAKRLQLYYSTMEKLFWPDLFVVGGGVSKSSEKFLPLLQLNTPIVPATLLNQAGIVGAAVVAAERAEPGHTPPQRAVPAPHVQLDRWDDPRA encoded by the coding sequence ATGAATTCGGCAGCGCACCCCGTGGTGGGCATCGACATCGGCGGCTCGGGCATCAAGGGTGCTCCGGTCGACCTGGCGACCGGGGAACTGATCGCCGAACGCGTACGCATCCCGACGCCCAGGCGGGCGACGCCCAAGGCCTGCGCCGACATCGTCGCGGAGATCGTCGCGGAGTTCACTCCCCTTGTCGGGCAGGCGCCGGTCGGTATCGCAATCCCCGGGCCCGTGGTGCACGGCGTCATCCCGATGATGGCGAACCTCGACAAGTCGTGGGTGGGCGTGAACGCCGACGCCCTGTTCACCGAGCGCCTGGGGCGTCCGGTGGTCATGGTCAACGACGCGGACGCCGCCGGCCTCGCGGAGGTGCGCTACGGTTCCGCGAAGGGCCATCCGGGCGTGGTCATCGTGACCACCCTCGGCACGGGCATCGGCACCGCGATCATCAACAACGGCGTCCTGTTGCCGAACACCGAGCTCGGTCATATCGAGGTCGCCGGGCACGACGCCGAGACCCGCGCGTCCGCCGGGGTGAAGACCCGGCAGCGCCTGAGCTACCGCCGCTGGGCCAAGCGGCTGCAGCTCTACTACTCCACGATGGAGAAGCTGTTCTGGCCCGACCTGTTCGTCGTCGGCGGCGGCGTGAGCAAGAGCAGTGAGAAGTTCCTTCCCCTGCTCCAGCTCAACACACCGATCGTCCCCGCGACACTGCTCAACCAGGCGGGCATCGTCGGAGCGGCCGTGGTCGCCGCGGAGCGGGCCGAGCCCGGGCACACCCCGCCGCAGCGCGCCGTCCCGGCCCCACATGTGCAACTCGATCGCTGGGACGATCCGCGGGCATAG
- a CDS encoding CPBP family intramembrane glutamic endopeptidase, whose product MTPGARWRVPTRPVVSITLAWLAYVALLWALQAGIYPALGSDRAVQVAGLVAGVLVTAAAIAADRTVLDAYRAPRRHWIAALVLVATATVLVAVIRQPPGAALARGVVFYLVGAALPEETLFRGYLWRRVSEITSRSVWLVLVTAVLFGMMHVPRLIVQGEPLWIVGTLTLVGIVLGVLRAWSGTLPLVVGLHTAIDLLS is encoded by the coding sequence ATGACACCGGGTGCGCGCTGGCGGGTGCCGACGCGACCGGTCGTCTCCATCACCCTCGCCTGGCTCGCCTACGTGGCGCTGCTGTGGGCTCTGCAGGCCGGCATCTACCCGGCGCTCGGTTCTGACCGCGCCGTGCAGGTCGCGGGCCTGGTCGCGGGCGTCCTCGTGACCGCTGCGGCGATCGCCGCCGATCGCACCGTGCTGGACGCGTACCGCGCCCCCCGCCGGCACTGGATCGCGGCCCTGGTGCTCGTCGCGACGGCAACCGTGCTGGTCGCCGTCATCCGGCAACCGCCGGGAGCAGCGCTGGCCCGAGGCGTCGTCTTCTACCTGGTGGGGGCGGCTTTGCCGGAGGAGACGCTCTTCCGTGGCTACCTGTGGCGCCGGGTGAGTGAGATCACCTCGCGCTCGGTCTGGCTCGTGCTCGTCACGGCTGTGCTGTTCGGGATGATGCACGTGCCCAGGCTGATCGTGCAGGGGGAGCCCCTGTGGATCGTCGGCACGCTGACCCTCGTCGGGATCGTCCTCGGGGTGCTACGGGCCTGGTCAGGAACGTTGCCGCTGGTCGTCGGCCTGCACACGGCCATCGACCTGTTGAGCTGA